A single genomic interval of Sebastes umbrosus isolate fSebUmb1 chromosome 11, fSebUmb1.pri, whole genome shotgun sequence harbors:
- the rhbdl2 gene encoding rhomboid-related protein 2 — MEDIDIEQLEPLDRDGKPLSSSADEPDGGKKNGCCEKFQDTVSRWMLPADSRKTYLERANCCPPPIFIILISIAELGVFIYYAVWKPQKQWVTLDEGIWKSPLTYKSDRRQEAWRFISYMFVHAGVEHIVGNLIMQLLLGIPLELVHKGFEVGMIYMAGVLAGSLASSIFDPLSALVGASGGVYALIGGYFMNAVVNFREMIPLLGVFRILAIVIFVLTDFGFAFYRRFATDEDGMKVSFVAHFGGIVAGMTIGYVFFSDYNKKLLKDPRFWLCIAGYVVFLIFAVVFNIFLSPAT, encoded by the exons ATGGAGGACATCGACATCGAGCAGCTGGAGCCTTTGGACCGAGACGGGAAACCGCTCAGCAGTTCAGCGGACGAGCCTGACGGTGGCAAAAAGAATGGATGTTGTGAGAAGTTCCAGGATACGGTCTCCAGATGGATGCTTCCAGCGGACTCCCGCAAAACGTACCTGGAACGGGCCAACTGCTGCCCGCCCcccatcttcatcatcctcatcagtATTGCAGAG CTGGGAGTGTTTATCTACTACGCTGTGTGGAAGCCTCAGAAGCAGTGGGTGACCCTGGATGAAGGCATCTGGAAAAGCCCCCTCACATACAAGTCTGATCGGCGGCAGGAAGCATGGCGCTTTATCTCCTACATGTTTGTCCACGCTGG TGTGGAGCACATCGTGGGAAACCTGATAatgcagctgctgctgggcATCCCGCTGGAACTGGTCCACAAAGGATTTGAAGTGGGGATGATTTACATGGCGGGCGTCCTGGCAG GCTCGTTGGCCAGCTCCATTTTTGATCCTCTCAGTGCTTTGGTGGGAGCCTCTGGGGGTGTTTATGCCCTAATAGGAGGCTACTTTATGAACGCAGTGGTG AATTTCCGAGAGATGATTCCTCTCCTTGGAGTATTTCGTATCCTCGCCATAGTGATATTTG TTCTTACAGATTTTGGCTTTGCCTTCTACAGAAGATTTGCCACCGACGAGGATGGTATGAAG GTGTCCTTTGTGGCTCATTTTGGAGGAATCGTGGCCGGGATGACCATTGGCTACGTCTTCTTCAGCGATTACAACAAGAAGCTACTCAAAGACCCACGTTTCTGGTTGTGTATAGCGGGCTATGTTGTCTTTCTGATCTTTGCTGTTGTCTTTAACATCTTCCTGTCTCCGGCAACATAG
- the gja9a gene encoding gap junction protein alpha 9a, giving the protein MGDWNFLGGILEEVHIHSTMVGKIWLTILFIFRMLVLGVAAEDVWNDEQADFICNTEQPGCRNVCYDHAFPISLIRYWVLQVIFVSSPSLVYMGHALYRLRALEKTRQKKKALLRRELEMVDVELPDSRKRIEREMKQLDQGKLNKAPLRGSLLRTYVAHVVTRSVVEVAFMTGQYLLYGFHLYPLFKCERDPCPNAVDCYVSRPTEKSVFMVFMQCIAGISLSLNILEIIHLSYKKIKKGMLDFYPHLRDEKDELDDYYANKYKKESVVQICTGVPRKATIASAPSHYNLLMERAQGTIMYPNLIKPSTFLPLQGELATQHYLDDSRCSAQSPPHCNCTSTTNELCSPCCDSLINPKEEAVDFVHLPPHSKENGGSERGSSDSPKCPQTTVDASSLPTLPVSASKRPWRAHGSLKCSTVLEGKSSDTDSYGGAKASSGHPPTQTQSKSDAKHQSRPSSPESLDDSSSGSRHNPRPPSFNRKTSVASNASSRRAADLQI; this is encoded by the coding sequence ATGGGGGACTGGAACTTCCTCGGGGGGATTTTGGAGGAGGTGCATATCCATTCCACCATGGTAGGCAAGATCTGGCTCAccatcctcttcatcttccGTATGCTGGTCCTCGGCGTGGCAGCCGAGGACGTGTGGAACGACGAGCAGGCCGACTTCATATGCAACACGGAGCAGCCCGGCTGCAGGAACGTGTGCTACGACCACGCTTTCCCAATCTCCCTCATTCGCTACTGGGTGCTGCAGGTCATTTTCGTGTCTTCTCCCTCGCTGGTTTACATGGGCCACGCTCTCTACAGGCTGCGGGCGCTGGAGAAGACCCGGCAGAAGAAGAAGGCCCTGCTGCGGAGGGAGCTGGAGATGGTGGACGTGGAGCTGCCGGATTCCAGGAAGAGGATTGAGCGTGAAATGAAACAGCTGGATCAGGGGAAGCTCAACAAAGCTCCTCTGAGGGGCTCTCTGCTGCGAACCTACGTGGCTCACGTCGTCACTCGCTCTGTCGTCGAAGTGGCCTTCATGACAGGCCAGTACCTCCTTTACGGCTTTCACCTCTACCCGCTCTTCAAGTGTGAGCGGGACCCTTGTCCCAACGCCGTGGACTGTTACGTCTCCAGACCGACAGAGAAAAGTGTCTTCATGGTGTTCATGCAGTGCATTGCTGGAATCTCCCTCTCCCTAAACATCCTGGAGATCATACATCTGAGCTACAAGAAGATTAAAAAGGGCATGTTAGACTTCTACCCTCACTTGAGAGATGAGAAGGATGAACTCGATGACTACTACGCCAACAAGTATAAAAAAGAATCCGTTGTGCAAATATGCACCGGCGTACCCCGAAAGGCAACGATCGCCTCTGCACCCAGTCACTACAACCTCTTGATGGAGAGGGCGCAGGGCACAATTATGTACCCGAACCTTATCAAACCTTCAACTTTTCTACCTCTTCAGGGCGAGCTGGCCACTCAGCATTATTTGGATGATTCCAGATGTTCAGCTCAGAGCCCCCCGCACTGTAACTGCACCTCGACTACCAACGAGCTCTGCTCTCCGTGCTGCGACTCCCTGATTAACCCAAAGGAGGAGGCTGTGGACTTTGTGCATCTTCCTCCACACAGTAAAGAGAACGGAGGCAGCGAAAGAGGGAGCTCAGACTCTCCAAAATGCCCACAGACGACAGTTGACGCTTCCTCCCTCCCCACGCTGCCAGTTAGCGCATCAAAGAGGCCGTGGAGGGCTCACGGCTCTTTAAAATGCTCCACCGTGTTGGAGGGGAAAAGCTCCGATACAGACTCATATGGGGGTGCAAAGGCCAGCAGTGGACATCCCCCCACTCAAACACAGTCAAAATCAGATGCCAAACATCAAAGTCGGCCCTCCAGCCCAGAGTCACTGGATGACTCCAGCTCAGGGTCCAGGCACAATCCCAGACCCCCTTCCTTCAACCGCAAAACATCAGTGGCAAGTAATGCGAGCAGCAGACGAGCGGCGGACCTGCAAATCTAA